Part of the Pseudomonadota bacterium genome is shown below.
TTGTCGATCTCTTCGTCGGAAAAATCTTTGTGGGTGCGGTCGATGAGGCTTCCCAATTTGCGAGCGTCGATAAAGAGGGTCTGGCCGCGCCGGTCGCGTAAGGGCGACCGGCCGTGCGCCCCTACCTTGTTGCGGGCCAAGAACCACAGGCACACCGGAATCTGCGTCGTGTAAAAGAGCTGTCCGGGCAGGGCAATCATGCAGTCCACCAGGTCCGCCTCGATGATGTTCCTGCGGATTTCTCCTTCGCTGGTGGTGTTGGTGGACATAGACCCGTTGGCCATGACGAAACCGGCCACCCACGTGGGCGAGAGGTGGTGGATGAAGTGTTGAATCCAGGCGTAGTTGGCGTTGTTCACCGGCGGGATGCCGTATTTCCAGCGGGCCTCCTGCGGCACCCAGAAGATGTTGGTCGCCGCGTATTCGTCACGGTCTTCCGGGTCTGTATATTCAGTATCCTTCGTGGCCTCCAGCTGCTTGTACTTGGCCTGGAAGGCGTCCGAGATGTATTTGAGAAAAATCAATCCGAGAACCACATGCTTATACTCGGAGGCATCCATATGCCCCCGCAGCTTGTCGGCGGCAGCCCACATCTGGTTCTCAAAGCCGAGATTGGCACCGTTGCCTGTCTGCGTGCGGCCACGCACAGGCAGGTTATTCTTGCTCATTTATCGCCTACGGTCAGTTTCAGTTTCCCTCGCCGGGTCATCTTGGAGCAAAAGTTATCCAACTGCGCTTTGGCCAGCTTCGACGGTTTAACCAAGCCGTTTTCCCACCGGTTCACGGTGGCAAAGCTGATACCGAGTTCCCGGGCCAGGTCCTCCTGGCTCAGGGACAACTGCTTTCGGATTTCCTTCACCAATTCAGGAAGGCTCTGATCGTCTATTGCCATCATTTTTTCCTTTGCAAGCAATCTGCCTGCCGCACTTCGCCCCGCGCAGACAGGCCGGTATTCACCGCCTTTAATCACGAATGAGTGATTATAGCATTTGCAACAGCAGATGCAAATGAATTCTTGGCCCGTAATGTTCGTTTTGAAGTTGATTAACCCTGCTATTCTGAAGGCTAAGGAACGGCAACACCTCATCAATCATGAATCGGCTACCGAAAGGATATTTCGGCTATTTTCAGGCTACTGCCAGCGGAATTGGTCGACCCTTAATGCAAACGACCGGCTAAATAAAGAAATGTGAAAAACGGAGAATCGGAGAATTCCGCGTTTGTTTCGGGGTCCGAAGGCGGAAATCAGGTTAAATATTTGCCCCTGGACATGAAACAGGCGATTTGGCGGAGAATGGAGAATGCAGCCGGGAATGTCGGGTCTGGCGTAACTTTATGAAACCACTGCTCCAATAACAACGAAGCCCCGCATCACTGATGCGGGGATCTATCCTCCGTTAAGCAACCGGTTAGGAAACCGGTTGCATCCGTGGTTGGCTCCCCCTGGCATACTCATTTCGAAACAAATCGAAAACCATAAAAGAAACGATTTTAGTCGCTGAATCCAACATAAACAGCGGATTTTAGTGCCTCCATCAATTACAGATGGCAAGAGGTACTATTCTTAGTTGAAATTGAAATGACCTCCAACCTCTGATAAAGTGTTTTCAGCAAAAAACCAACATCAGAAAGAAAGAGGTCATCAATATCCAAGATGCCATGTTAAAATTATCGTTGGTCAATGTTAATGCCACAGCCCGAAGGCCTGGAACACTCCAGGAAAGAAACGCAATTTCCTACTGAACCTGGACAGTTACCGAGTCGTACCAGATGGTACCGTCAAGAGTCCCGTTCTGCTGATTGTCAAGGACAAAGTAAAAAGTATACTCCCCAAGCGGCAACACAGCCTTTAAAACCTCGATGGGGTTGGGAAGGAGAACGGGGGCTGCCTGAACACAGGTATGAATCCCAACCTGCCAGCCGGGGGGAAACACATAGGAAAACCATCCAAAAGGCGTGGAGGCCGCAACCCACCAGTCGCACCCATCATCCATGAGCACGCCGGGATCAAGCTGCACCGCTATGGTCACCTCTCCGCCAGCCGCCACTATAACCGCGTCATCCTTGCTATTTGCCAGAATACGAGGCGCAGGTGGGCGCTCCTTCTCGGCATAAAAGCCGAAGGGAGTATTATTCCACCAGGTAAGCCCGGCCATGGCATCCTTGGTCTGAGCAAAGAGATATCCCTCGAACTTCTGGTCGTCATTCAAGTCTGAAGTATCGGAGAAATCAATATACAACTCTATTTTGTGATCAGGCCAATCACTGGGCAGCGTTGTGGAGGCGGTCTTCACCGTACCCCTGACATTATACTCCGTACCGTTTCCGGCGGTATATCTTCCCGCCACGTTTCCGGAACCTAATATACTGAAATAGGGCTCCCAGAGTTCAAGAGTTCCCGGCCAGCCATCATGATCCATGCGGTAGGTTCCCAGGAAATCCGCCATGGAAACCGCGCCAGGAACAAAATTGGGACCGAGACCAATAAAGAGAGCATCTTTCCGGGCAAAAAAACCAAAGGGAATGTCGTTCCACCAAGTGAACCCGGCCATGGCATCTTTGGTCTGGGTGAAGAGATACCCCTCAAACTTCTGGTCATCATCCTGGCTCGGGGTATCGACAAAATCGATGTAGAAGCTGATCTTGTGATCAGGACCCCAGCTCGTGGAAATGGGATAGGTCGCTGTCCTCACGAAACCGCGCAACAAATGTTCCGCTCCGTCGCTGGAGGTATATTTCCCACCCATGTTTGGGGTTCCTTCAATAATATCACCGGCAGCTTTGCTCAGATTGAAGGTTCCCTGCCATCCGTCATGAACCATCTCATAGTGGTCTGTGAAATCCGCCCTCTGGATACGGGACACCCCGCCCAATCGAAGAGAAGGATCGCCGAAAAGCATGTATTTCTGGATATGGTGGAACATGGCCTGGGGAGTCCAGTCAGATCCCGTATTGAAGTCAATGTGAAAGTTGTTGTTGATATAGCGCCGGACAGCGTAGTTCCACAGGTAGCCAAGGATTGCCGGTTTAAGGCTATAGCGGTAGCCCTCAAAAAAGTATCGGTCCAAGGCCTGACTGCCACCTTGTGCCCCGGTATATGAACCAATGTAGCCGATGCCTCCGGCATCCCTCTTCACCAGAAATTCCTCAGCCATGGAATCCAGATCATAAATTGCACTCTGAATTGCAGCCGGTTCGGGGGATTGGTCGGCACTTGGATTCGCCGGCCAGCAACGATTGGCATCATTGTATTTCGGACACTGGACACTTCTAGTGAAGGTGTTCCCGTCAACGTCGAGAAAGCGGTCACCAAAATGAAACTGGGCCGTTGAGCAGGCCCCGGCAAAGACCACAGGGAGTTTGCCGGCATTATTAAGGGCAGCCACATTGGCAGAAGTATACGGTCCCCAGGTAGTCCTGCCTCCATGACCTGAAAAGTTCACAAAACCAACCCCACTATTGATCTCCGCACTGATATTTGCCGCAGTTGGCTCGGCATCCCCAAGACCCACGGGCAGTCCCTCAATTCGGGAGTCATAAAGTTTGGTTGAAGTCATTCCAACAGCCGTAAGCTTACCATCCACATCTTCCTTGGCGGACCAGCTTCCGGGATATTCATAGTATTTCCCGTCATTAGCCCTATATCCAGGCACGATGAGCACCGCGTTGTCGAACCAGGATGCCTTGTAGGCAGCGAACTCATAGCTGATTACTTTATTAACGTAGGTCGTCACCTCTGCCTCGGTGGATGCCGGAATCCGGCCCAAGGCAATATCGGGATAGAGATCCATCCCGTCAAGGTTGATGGCGGCCAGGGTTGAACCCGCAGTCCAGGTACCTCCCTGCATCTCACCGATGATACCGTCCCCATCACCATCCCAGTCATCAAAGGTGGTTCCGTCGGCAGCATAGAGATCGGCATAGTAGAGATCTGAAGGACTATAGCCATGTCCCCAGTGCGTGGGGTCGTAGATCATGCAGTAGCGGACCGGAAACCGGTCGCAATCACCCACCAGCATGACATACTTGATGTCACAGCTCTGTCGAAAAGACGCGATAGCCTTTTTGAGGCGCTCCTGATCATCCCGACCCTGATCATGAAAACGCTCCACGAGCCCCTGCCAGCTGTAGATTCTGGTGGGGATATCCGTATAATCCTTATGGGCCTTGAGAGGCGCAAGCTCATCGACAAAATCCTCATGGGCAATGATCAAAAGATCAAAGGGCACAAGGAACTCCAACATATCGGAGAGATCAGGAATGCCCTCAATCGGGCCGATTTTGGCAGCAATCCATGGCCTGTAGGCATAATCA
Proteins encoded:
- a CDS encoding helix-turn-helix transcriptional regulator, translated to MAIDDQSLPELVKEIRKQLSLSQEDLARELGISFATVNRWENGLVKPSKLAKAQLDNFCSKMTRRGKLKLTVGDK
- a CDS encoding N-6 DNA methylase — protein: MSKNNLPVRGRTQTGNGANLGFENQMWAAADKLRGHMDASEYKHVVLGLIFLKYISDAFQAKYKQLEATKDTEYTDPEDRDEYAATNIFWVPQEARWKYGIPPVNNANYAWIQHFIHHLSPTWVAGFVMANGSMSTNTTSEGEIRRNIIEADLVDCMIALPGQLFYTTQIPVCLWFLARNKVGAHGRSPLRDRRGQTLFIDARKLGSLIDRTHKDFSDEEIDKVTATYHAWRGVGADGHPPYQDVPGFCKSVTTNEIREHGYVLTPGRYVGAAEIEDDGVPFEEKMAELSATLYEQFAEADRLEATIKRNLEVLGYGE
- a CDS encoding C25 family cysteine peptidase; translated protein: MIQKSLTVLTIFFTGLGCLLGSMFPQVSCVAETIANNVVLADPVIADDLVIAPLDFNFILPYVRPIAPELVSPTPLGESLLPAAPSVDLDYAYRPWIAAKIGPIEGIPDLSDMLEFLVPFDLLIIAHEDFVDELAPLKAHKDYTDIPTRIYSWQGLVERFHDQGRDDQERLKKAIASFRQSCDIKYVMLVGDCDRFPVRYCMIYDPTHWGHGYSPSDLYYADLYAADGTTFDDWDGDGDGIIGEMQGGTWTAGSTLAAINLDGMDLYPDIALGRIPASTEAEVTTYVNKVISYEFAAYKASWFDNAVLIVPGYRANDGKYYEYPGSWSAKEDVDGKLTAVGMTSTKLYDSRIEGLPVGLGDAEPTAANISAEINSGVGFVNFSGHGGRTTWGPYTSANVAALNNAGKLPVVFAGACSTAQFHFGDRFLDVDGNTFTRSVQCPKYNDANRCWPANPSADQSPEPAAIQSAIYDLDSMAEEFLVKRDAGGIGYIGSYTGAQGGSQALDRYFFEGYRYSLKPAILGYLWNYAVRRYINNNFHIDFNTGSDWTPQAMFHHIQKYMLFGDPSLRLGGVSRIQRADFTDHYEMVHDGWQGTFNLSKAAGDIIEGTPNMGGKYTSSDGAEHLLRGFVRTATYPISTSWGPDHKISFYIDFVDTPSQDDDQKFEGYLFTQTKDAMAGFTWWNDIPFGFFARKDALFIGLGPNFVPGAVSMADFLGTYRMDHDGWPGTLELWEPYFSILGSGNVAGRYTAGNGTEYNVRGTVKTASTTLPSDWPDHKIELYIDFSDTSDLNDDQKFEGYLFAQTKDAMAGLTWWNNTPFGFYAEKERPPAPRILANSKDDAVIVAAGGEVTIAVQLDPGVLMDDGCDWWVAASTPFGWFSYVFPPGWQVGIHTCVQAAPVLLPNPIEVLKAVLPLGEYTFYFVLDNQQNGTLDGTIWYDSVTVQVQ